The Nitrospira sp. SG-bin1 genomic interval GATCACCATGGCTTCCATGCCGATGCTGCTCACCTCTTGGAAGCCGGCCTGCGGCCCTTCGGTGTTTCCGTCGCCAAGGTCGACCAGAAAGTTGAACTGGCCATAGGGACGCTCGCGCAAAATAGCCATACGGATCTCCTCTGCCTTCAGGGTTTCGCGTTCATAAACATCATGGCGAGTTGGGATCGAAAGACCGAATGAGTGGCCTGCACTCACTTGGCGCTACTTCCTACGCCGAGTGCAATGGAAAATCAACAGGACGAACCGGAAATCTGAGGAATAGTCTTGGTAAAGGGGTGTAGGAATGTGTGCTGCTTTCTTGAGTAAGTTTGGTAGGGCCAATTCCTCATGTTGCCACGAGGGTGAAGGAAATGAATAGGATTCTATGTTAGGCAACCATGGTCCTAAAGTTACGGCCGTCAGTCAACGAGAAACGCTGCGGGGAAGATGTGTGGTGAACTGCGGTCGGAGGGCGTGGCGCTGACCAGTCTTCCGGCTTTCCTTCTGATCTGAACAAGCCCATACTCCAGATCTGAACAGTAGGGAAGGAGGCTATGACCTATTCAGTCATGCGGTTCGCCCATTTGGTTGGCTTGATGCTGATTGGAGCAGGACTGATCGGCGTATGGATTTCGGATCTGCGCTCGCGGAAAATGCTCGACCTCACGCTGTTCGCCGAGGCGGTGCGCAACATCGCCGTCTTCTACGATGGGGTCGTGGTGCCCGGCGCCATACTCCTTCTTGCGTCAGGCGCATGGATGACCGCAGAGGTCTGGGGTGGGTGGGGATTCATGCAGCAACCCTGGCTTGCAGGCATGATCTTCCTCTTCGCGTTTGAATTCATCGAAGGGAACACGGTCACTCGACTGTACTTCATGCGGCTCCGTCGCCTGACGAACGAGGCGCTGGCTCAGGGAGCTGTCACACCGGAGCTCACCCGCGCCCGGCAAGAACACGTGCCAACCTTTACGCATTTCTTAGACATTCCTATGCTGCTGCTGATTGTGTCGCTCGGAGCCATGAGGCCCAGTACCTGGGCTCAATTCATCGTCGGCGCGATCGGTGCGCTTGCTGTGGCCACAGCCCTGACCCTGTGGATTCCTCGCCTCTATCCGTGGGTCCCGCCGACGTACAACAAGCCGAACTAGCTGCGGTATCGTTCGCGGAGAACTGCGGCCGCCCTTCGATGGCCTCCCTTGTGCGAGGTCAGGGCAATGAGAAATAGCGCTTGGAGGGCATAGGAATCTGCTGGGGGTGTCGGAGGGCTAGTTCTGTCCTGTCTAGGCTGCCAAAATAAAGATTCCCGACCCCTTTTATTCAGGGTGTTAGATGACAAGATCTGGGCTCCATCCTGCTGAGACAGGCTATCGCTTTTCAGGCGGGATTGTTTTGAGGGTGGCTACGAATGTCAGATGTTCGGTGGGATCAACCGGCCTGTGTTTCACGGTGGTACTCGCCGGGTCGTTGCCGAGGTAGTTATTGCCTTTCCAATTCTTTGACGGTCTGATTGGTCTAGGCACAAACCCGCCGCCACAGTTAGGACAGACATTGTGCAGCACGTCTGCAACGCATGCGGCGCAAAAGGTGCACTCATAGGAGCAGATGCGTGCCTCCGGTGACGCGGGAGGTAACGGCTTGTTGCAATGCTCACAGGTTGGCCGAAGTTCTAACATGATGGGTCTGCTTCGTCAGGGGGTAGTCGCCTGCCTATTCTACGTGTTCAAGTCTGGCGGGTCCATGGGAGAGAACCGCGAGGGAGTTCGCAGTCGTGCGGAAAGAGGCGAGGCCGGAAGGCACGGTGGCAGCTGGTGGCGTGCGGCGAGGGCAACCCGTGAAGCCGTCAGAAGAATAGCGTGTCCCTTGTCTTCTGCTCATCGAGGTTTCTGCGCGGTCACCGCCACCGTCGCATAATAGATGGCCCAGGACTCCGGATCGTCGGCGAAACGGCCGTAGAGATCGAGATCCTGCTCAGTCACCACACCGGTGGCGAGATATTTCTCGCGCAATTGCAGGGCCGACATGCCCATGATCGTCGCCATACCGGATCGGCCAGGGGAGAGGGGGGCGTCATGCTCGACCGTCAACGAGGTCAATCCTTTCTGTTGCAAGAGGGCCGGCAGTTTCAGACCCAGTTGGTAATCCATCTTGAGCTGGTCGTACATCACCGTAATCGCCAGATTGACGCGTTGGACGGCGGCGAGTTGCGTAGTGGTGCCGATCACGCCACGGGCGCCAGAAAAATCCGGCTCCTCCAGGACGAGCCATCCACCAGGTTTTACGACCGCCAGCATCCGCGATAAAGCGACGTCGACATCGGGGACATGGATCAGCACGTAGCGGGCATGCACGAGGTCGAAGGTGGAATCGGGGATAGGCAGCGTTCGAATATCGCCTTCGTGTACCGTCACGTTGGAGAGGATATGGCCACCCAGAAACTTTGTGGAGAGATCCACCGCGTCCACTCGTCCAGTCGGCTCCACTACCTCGCTGAGCCAACGGAGGATCGATCCGGCACCTGGCCCCACTTCCAGGCAAGACCAACCGGCCTGCAATCCGGTGGCCGACAAACGACGACGGCTTGCAGAATCGAACACCTGTTCGATCGTCCGGAGCCGTTGCAATTCCCGCTGATCTTCAACGCGATGAAAGACGTACTCAGGTGGTATCATCCCAACCTCCGATGGTGGGGCACAGTGAGGAGTGAGCAACTGATCCACACATTGGAGAGAATAATGAATGGGCAGGGCCAGAGGCAATCAGGTGCTGCCGCGCGAGGAGGGGCGGAGGGCATGGTGGCTGCTGGTTGTCACAAAAAGACTTCCGACCTCATTGTTTTCCACAACTATTCCCCTTGGTTCTTTATCTCCTGAAAGACTCTCAGATCCTTGAGGCCGCTTTGTAGACTGACATCGCTCATTCGTAAGCGGCTCGGCATTCTGGGCATTTGGCAGGCAGCATGTTTCGAAATATCATGACCCGCCAAACGGGATATCCGCAACGTAAGCATTTGAGTGTGGAAAGGTAGTAGAAGACTCCTGTAAGGAACGCAATCGCAAATACAAGAATCCACCAGCTCTTCTTGATCCAGGCATAAATACCAAGAAGGATTCCCAGCATCCAGAATCCCTTAAATATTAACA includes:
- a CDS encoding methyltransferase is translated as MIPPEYVFHRVEDQRELQRLRTIEQVFDSASRRRLSATGLQAGWSCLEVGPGAGSILRWLSEVVEPTGRVDAVDLSTKFLGGHILSNVTVHEGDIRTLPIPDSTFDLVHARYVLIHVPDVDVALSRMLAVVKPGGWLVLEEPDFSGARGVIGTTTQLAAVQRVNLAITVMYDQLKMDYQLGLKLPALLQQKGLTSLTVEHDAPLSPGRSGMATIMGMSALQLREKYLATGVVTEQDLDLYGRFADDPESWAIYYATVAVTAQKPR